From a single Paraburkholderia sp. FT54 genomic region:
- the wecB gene encoding non-hydrolyzing UDP-N-acetylglucosamine 2-epimerase, whose protein sequence is MNTRILLTFGTRPEAIKMAPLVRQLKDTDGIDCFVCVTGQHREMLDQVLTLFQIRPHFDLNVMKRNQDLYDITSSILLGMRDVLKDCRPDLMLVHGDTSTTLAASLAAFYQRVPVAHVEAGLRTGDLLSPWPEEANRKLTGVLAALHFAPTERSRQNLLAENVPGERILVTGNTVIDALLHVRQQIANDARLRDEAQRHLPVLMPGRRLILVTGHRRESFGGGFERICTALAQIANSYPDVDVVYPVHLNPDVREPVNRILSGIANVHLIEPLDYLPFVCLMDRANLILTDSGGIQEEAPSLGKPVLVMRETTERQEAVDAGVVKLVGTDVEKIIAAVSELLCDETIYRTMSVRGNPYGDGHACVRIANALLEKRFGPALAV, encoded by the coding sequence ATGAACACAAGGATTTTGCTCACCTTCGGAACTCGCCCTGAGGCCATCAAGATGGCGCCTCTCGTGCGGCAGCTCAAGGACACTGACGGGATTGACTGTTTTGTCTGCGTGACTGGTCAGCACCGCGAGATGCTCGATCAGGTGCTGACACTGTTCCAGATCCGTCCACATTTCGACTTGAATGTGATGAAGCGGAATCAGGATCTCTACGACATCACGAGTTCCATTCTGCTCGGTATGCGAGATGTCCTGAAGGACTGTCGCCCGGACCTGATGCTGGTGCACGGCGACACGTCGACGACGCTGGCCGCCAGTCTCGCGGCCTTTTATCAGCGCGTGCCGGTGGCCCATGTGGAAGCCGGTCTGCGAACCGGTGATCTTCTGTCGCCGTGGCCAGAGGAAGCGAACCGCAAGCTGACCGGCGTGCTCGCAGCGCTGCACTTCGCACCGACCGAGCGTTCCCGGCAGAATCTGCTCGCGGAGAACGTGCCCGGCGAGCGCATCCTGGTGACGGGCAACACGGTGATCGACGCACTTCTGCACGTGCGGCAGCAGATCGCGAACGATGCGCGACTCCGGGACGAGGCGCAGCGACATCTCCCGGTATTGATGCCTGGCCGTCGCCTGATTCTGGTCACGGGACACCGGCGCGAGAGTTTTGGCGGTGGCTTCGAGCGTATCTGCACGGCGCTGGCCCAAATCGCGAACTCGTATCCCGACGTGGACGTTGTGTACCCGGTACACCTCAATCCGGACGTGCGCGAGCCAGTGAACCGGATTCTGAGCGGCATCGCCAACGTTCACCTGATCGAACCGCTCGACTATTTGCCCTTCGTTTGCCTGATGGATCGTGCGAATCTGATTCTGACAGATTCCGGCGGCATTCAGGAGGAGGCACCGTCTCTCGGCAAGCCCGTACTGGTGATGCGCGAGACCACCGAGCGTCAGGAGGCCGTCGACGCAGGCGTGGTGAAACTTGTCGGCACGGACGTGGAAAAAATCATAGCCGCCGTATCGGAGCTGCTCTGCGACGAGACTATCTACCGGACGATGAGCGTGCGCGGCAATCCTTATGGCGATGGCCATGCCTGCGTCCGCATTGCGAACGCGCTACTTGAAAAACGTTTCGGCCCGGCTCTAGCCGTCTGA